In a genomic window of Tissierella sp. Yu-01:
- a CDS encoding ABC transporter ATP-binding protein, with translation MFKKFWWFITYYKIKYTLAILFLLLSDIVGLIPPYITGRLTDMIFEGTIGIKAFFTILALDLLIIGVKYFFAMGWSYFTFRAANEIDYKAKDNLMTKFLKQSLRFFEKHPTGSLMGKATNDVDSISNLAGFGTLSFFDSTVFPLFIIIMMMVVVDVKLTLAAIIPLPILAYLCILIGDKIYVRWDKVQRAFDRLNTNVLEDIEGIRIIRVFNLQRPRYNEFEKRGEDLCKRNLDVVKYQALMTPIQRIIPALTFFIAVGYGSLLISRGEISVGQLVSFTYYLNMLVWPMYALGNFINIKQQANASMERIQEVLDYKEDIIESDKAVDLKANPDIKFRNHSFKYPSSKEDILKDVNIDIERGKSLGVLGKTGSGKSTFIKQLLNLYPMGTNSIYLNGDRISSYTISSIRELIGYVPQNHMIFSKSIRDNIKLSKPDATDEEVMEAIRLADLEKDLGTFPEGLDTLCGEKGISLSGGQKQRIGIARALLKDPDILILDDSMSAVDGRTEKNIINNLKKIREGKTTVIACHRISQVKDLDEIIVLDKGKIVERGTHDELLKEGKWYSKQYKNQIARSRFDEE, from the coding sequence ATGTTTAAAAAGTTCTGGTGGTTTATAACCTATTATAAAATTAAATACACTTTAGCTATTCTTTTTTTGCTTTTAAGCGATATAGTCGGATTGATACCACCGTATATAACAGGTAGGCTAACGGATATGATATTTGAGGGAACAATCGGTATAAAGGCATTTTTTACTATCTTAGCTTTGGATTTGCTCATTATAGGAGTAAAATATTTTTTTGCTATGGGTTGGAGTTATTTTACATTCAGAGCAGCAAATGAGATAGATTATAAAGCTAAAGACAATCTTATGACTAAGTTCTTAAAACAATCCTTAAGGTTTTTTGAGAAGCATCCTACAGGGTCTCTTATGGGAAAAGCAACAAATGATGTAGACAGTATTAGTAACTTAGCCGGGTTTGGTACACTTAGTTTCTTTGACTCGACGGTATTCCCACTATTTATAATTATAATGATGATGGTAGTAGTAGATGTGAAATTGACCTTGGCTGCCATAATACCTCTTCCAATTCTCGCATACTTATGTATACTCATCGGTGATAAAATCTATGTAAGATGGGATAAAGTACAAAGAGCATTTGATAGACTGAATACAAACGTCCTTGAAGATATAGAAGGAATAAGGATTATTCGTGTTTTCAATCTACAAAGACCTAGATACAATGAATTTGAGAAGAGGGGAGAGGATTTATGTAAGAGAAATTTAGATGTTGTAAAATATCAAGCTCTTATGACTCCGATTCAAAGGATTATACCAGCCCTTACATTTTTCATAGCTGTAGGATATGGTTCATTATTGATCTCGAGAGGAGAGATTTCTGTAGGTCAGTTGGTTTCCTTTACCTATTATTTAAACATGTTAGTGTGGCCAATGTATGCTCTAGGTAATTTTATAAATATTAAACAACAAGCTAATGCTTCAATGGAGAGAATTCAGGAGGTATTAGATTACAAGGAGGATATTATTGAGAGTGATAAAGCTGTTGATTTAAAGGCGAATCCTGATATAAAGTTTAGAAATCATAGTTTCAAATATCCTTCATCGAAAGAGGATATTTTGAAAGATGTAAATATAGATATAGAAAGAGGAAAATCCTTAGGAGTACTGGGCAAAACCGGTTCTGGTAAATCCACATTTATAAAGCAGTTGTTAAATCTTTATCCTATGGGAACGAATAGCATCTATCTAAATGGAGATAGAATTAGTAGCTACACCATTTCAAGTATCAGAGAACTAATCGGATATGTACCACAGAATCATATGATATTTTCAAAAAGCATAAGAGATAATATTAAACTTTCTAAACCAGATGCTACAGATGAGGAGGTTATGGAAGCCATAAGACTTGCCGATTTAGAAAAAGACCTAGGTACATTCCCAGAGGGGTTAGATACTCTTTGCGGTGAAAAGGGGATTTCCCTTTCCGGAGGTCAAAAACAGAGGATAGGAATTGCGAGAGCGCTTCTAAAGGATCCTGATATTTTGATATTAGATGATTCTATGAGTGCAGTTGACGGAAGAACAGAAAAGAACATTATCAACAATCTAAAGAAGATCAGAGAAGGGAAAACTACGGTTATTGCATGTCATAGAATAAGCCAAGTTAAAGATCTTGATGAGATTATAGTACTTGATAAAGGTAAGATCGTCGAGAGAGGAACCCATGATGAGCTTCTTAAAGAAGGAAAGTGGTACTCCAAACAGTATAAGAATCAGATAGCAAGGAGTCGTTTTGATGAAGAATAA
- a CDS encoding ABC transporter ATP-binding protein, giving the protein MKNNIRNEFVTKKIKQYAKEESKSLSIGLVLSMVHTGMEIIGPIIIGYILNNYIKLDMKTSDFAGIAKLLVIYLMVYILSGLFNNLAIISFEQAANKISFSVQKDVYKHVSKLPISYFDNLPAGNIVSRITNDTNKLKMMFQLILADMTTSTIMIVCIYGMILITNLPVAILFLLLVPIIYIIFRDLRYKTSKYTMLNREYVGDINASINENIQNMEVIQSFNKEDYIKDEFDDINEKILETNLEVTKVRSYGGYRAIDALSYVGTILVLLYFGVGKLTGSYTVTIGSMYIVIDYISTIFNNISTVVTRFGELEQSYSSASHIFDLLRLDTMEESTGKLSDVKGDVKFKDVFFAYKEEDVLKGIDFEVKSGESIAFVGSTGSGKSTIINLLLNFYSPRLGNIYIDGENIQNIDRNSLREQMAVVLQDAFLFETDIKNNVGLGDDRFSDEDIEKALIDVGGESIVKRGINQQIFEKGNNLSQGEKQLISFARAYIRNPKILILDEATSNIDTETEKIIQKGIEKLKANCTTFIIAHRLSTIKDVDKIIVLNKGKIIERGNHESLMAQDGFYKNMYDEQMRNQ; this is encoded by the coding sequence ATGAAGAATAACATAAGAAATGAATTTGTTACTAAAAAAATAAAACAATATGCTAAGGAAGAATCGAAATCTTTGTCAATTGGATTGGTGCTTTCCATGGTGCATACTGGGATGGAAATAATAGGTCCTATAATTATCGGTTATATTCTGAATAACTATATAAAATTGGATATGAAAACGTCGGACTTTGCGGGGATTGCAAAACTTCTTGTGATTTACTTAATGGTATATATTCTTAGCGGATTGTTCAACAATTTGGCGATTATATCCTTTGAGCAAGCAGCGAACAAAATTTCTTTTAGTGTACAAAAAGATGTTTACAAGCATGTATCAAAACTTCCCATATCGTATTTTGATAATTTACCAGCGGGAAATATAGTTTCTAGAATCACAAATGATACCAATAAATTAAAAATGATGTTTCAGCTAATTCTAGCTGATATGACCACATCAACCATTATGATTGTTTGTATCTATGGGATGATTCTCATAACCAATCTCCCTGTAGCTATATTGTTTCTATTACTAGTACCTATTATCTACATTATATTTAGAGATTTAAGGTATAAGACATCGAAGTATACTATGCTTAACCGTGAATACGTCGGAGATATAAATGCAAGCATTAATGAAAATATTCAAAATATGGAAGTCATCCAATCATTCAACAAGGAAGATTATATTAAAGATGAATTTGATGATATTAATGAAAAAATATTAGAGACGAATTTAGAAGTTACTAAGGTAAGAAGTTACGGAGGATACAGGGCTATTGATGCTCTTAGCTATGTGGGTACGATATTAGTTTTACTATATTTTGGTGTTGGCAAGTTAACAGGTAGCTATACAGTGACTATTGGAAGTATGTATATCGTAATAGATTATATTTCTACTATTTTTAATAATATCAGTACAGTTGTCACAAGGTTTGGAGAATTGGAACAATCCTATTCATCTGCTTCACATATATTTGATTTGTTAAGATTGGACACCATGGAAGAATCAACAGGGAAGCTTAGTGATGTAAAAGGTGATGTAAAATTCAAAGATGTTTTTTTTGCATATAAGGAAGAGGATGTGCTAAAGGGTATAGACTTTGAAGTAAAAAGCGGGGAAAGTATTGCATTTGTTGGCTCAACTGGAAGTGGAAAAAGCACAATAATAAACTTGCTTTTAAACTTCTATAGCCCTAGACTTGGGAATATATACATCGATGGGGAGAACATCCAAAACATCGATAGGAATTCACTTAGAGAGCAGATGGCAGTAGTTCTTCAAGATGCATTTCTTTTTGAGACTGATATAAAGAATAATGTAGGACTGGGTGACGATAGATTTAGCGATGAAGATATAGAAAAAGCTCTTATTGACGTAGGTGGAGAATCCATAGTAAAAAGAGGAATCAATCAGCAGATATTTGAAAAAGGAAACAATCTTAGTCAAGGTGAAAAACAACTTATCTCCTTTGCAAGGGCTTATATAAGAAACCCCAAAATCCTTATTTTAGATGAAGCCACATCAAACATCGATACTGAGACAGAAAAAATTATCCAAAAAGGTATCGAAAAATTAAAAGCAAATTGTACGACGTTTATAATTGCTCATAGGCTTTCCACGATTAAAGATGTAGATAAGATCATTGTACTAAACAAAGGTAAGATTATCGAAAGAGGAAATCACGAATCCCTTATGGCTCAAGATGGATTCTATAAAAATATGTATGATGAGCAAATGAGGAACCAATAA
- a CDS encoding nitroreductase family protein, with product MGYELLEILKNRRSIRKFKEEKVAKEVIEQVLKAGLLAPSSKNKKPVQFIVVEDKDTLLKLKECKSKGADAFNTAPCAIVVIADNQLSDVWIEDASIATILLQTAAENLGLGSVWIQMRNRQNNIGNSEDEVRKVLNIPENYGVLSIVAIGYKDEIKEPYNENSLDFSKIHYDKY from the coding sequence ATGGGATATGAATTATTAGAAATCTTAAAGAACAGAAGATCAATAAGGAAATTTAAAGAGGAAAAGGTAGCTAAAGAAGTAATTGAGCAAGTATTGAAAGCTGGACTTTTAGCGCCATCATCGAAAAACAAGAAACCAGTGCAATTTATAGTGGTGGAAGATAAGGATACTCTACTGAAGTTAAAGGAGTGTAAAAGCAAAGGAGCTGATGCTTTTAATACAGCTCCATGTGCAATAGTTGTTATAGCTGATAACCAATTGAGTGATGTATGGATTGAAGATGCATCAATAGCAACAATCTTACTTCAAACTGCTGCAGAAAATCTTGGATTAGGTTCAGTTTGGATTCAAATGAGGAATCGCCAAAACAATATTGGAAATTCTGAGGATGAAGTTAGGAAGGTGCTAAACATTCCTGAGAATTATGGGGTGTTAAGTATTGTAGCAATAGGTTATAAGGATGAGATTAAAGAACCTTATAATGAAAATTCACTAGATTTTTCAAAAATCCATTACGATAAGTATTAA
- a CDS encoding response regulator transcription factor, with amino-acid sequence MYKIMIIEDDITIAKTMRDYLNRWDYDVTYVKDFKNITEQVIHYDPQLILLDIMLPYYNGFYWCVEIRKISKVPIIFISSASNNMNIVMAMNMGGDDFITKPFDLDVLTAKIGALIRRTYAFQGQVNVIEHNGVLLNLSDTTLTFQDNKIEMTKNDYKILQLLMENVGKVVTREEIMQRLWENDDFVDDNTLTVNINRLRKRLLEVGLDNFIKTKKGIGYMVD; translated from the coding sequence ATGTACAAGATAATGATAATTGAAGATGATATCACCATTGCCAAGACAATGAGAGATTATCTAAATAGATGGGATTATGATGTTACATATGTTAAAGACTTTAAAAATATCACAGAACAAGTAATACATTATGATCCACAGTTAATACTATTGGATATTATGCTACCTTACTATAATGGTTTTTACTGGTGTGTTGAAATTCGTAAGATTTCAAAGGTCCCAATTATATTTATTTCCTCTGCCAGTAACAATATGAATATTGTAATGGCAATGAATATGGGTGGAGATGATTTTATAACAAAACCCTTTGATTTAGATGTTCTTACGGCAAAAATTGGCGCACTTATTAGACGTACATATGCATTTCAGGGACAGGTAAATGTTATTGAACATAATGGAGTGTTGTTAAACCTAAGTGATACAACCCTCACTTTTCAAGATAATAAGATTGAGATGACTAAAAATGATTATAAAATTTTGCAATTGCTTATGGAAAACGTCGGTAAAGTAGTTACCCGTGAGGAAATAATGCAACGATTATGGGAAAATGATGATTTTGTAGATGATAATACTTTAACAGTGAATATAAATCGGTTACGTAAAAGATTGCTGGAAGTGGGACTAGATAATTTTATAAAAACCAAAAAGGGTATTGGATATATGGTGGATTAG
- a CDS encoding sensor histidine kinase, with the protein MKEIFSFIRCYLKFKFISLTIILISIGIFIIVFSLYSIPLESILYGTILIASFLLLVGIIDFQLFYRKYNILTSLKNNILINNMKLPKSNNLLEKEYQNILEIIAEDRLDIINKKDETLNDMVDYYTIWAHQIKTPISAMRIMLQSDNSNTNIDLLEQLFKIEQYVEMVLQFIRTEDMGSDLLIKTYVLDDIVKQAVRKYSKLFIRKKIRLNYQALNYDVLTDEKWLVFVLEQILSNALKYTNEGEISIYMDEDKPDTLVIKDTGIGIEEEDLPRIFEKGFTGFNGRADKKSTGIGLFLCKRILNKLSHTISIESEIDKGTKIKIGLDMLKININD; encoded by the coding sequence ATGAAAGAAATATTTTCTTTTATAAGATGTTATCTAAAATTTAAGTTTATATCCTTAACTATAATATTAATTTCAATAGGAATTTTTATAATAGTCTTTTCTTTATATTCCATTCCGCTCGAATCGATATTATATGGAACTATTTTAATAGCTTCTTTTTTACTATTAGTTGGTATAATTGACTTTCAATTATTTTATAGAAAGTATAATATACTAACTAGCTTAAAAAACAATATACTAATCAACAATATGAAACTACCCAAATCAAATAATTTGCTAGAAAAAGAATATCAGAACATTCTAGAAATTATAGCTGAAGATAGACTTGATATTATTAATAAGAAAGATGAAACCTTAAATGATATGGTAGATTATTATACAATCTGGGCACATCAGATAAAAACACCTATTTCAGCCATGAGAATAATGTTACAGTCAGATAATTCTAATACAAATATTGATCTTCTAGAACAGCTATTTAAAATAGAGCAATATGTAGAAATGGTATTACAATTTATAAGAACGGAAGATATGGGATCAGATTTACTTATAAAGACATATGTTTTAGATGATATTGTAAAACAGGCAGTACGTAAATATTCAAAGTTGTTTATAAGAAAGAAAATAAGGCTTAATTACCAGGCGCTAAATTATGATGTTCTTACGGATGAAAAATGGCTAGTGTTTGTATTAGAACAAATCCTCTCTAATGCTCTTAAATATACTAATGAGGGAGAAATATCCATCTATATGGATGAGGATAAACCTGATACACTAGTAATTAAAGATACAGGTATAGGAATAGAAGAAGAAGATTTGCCCCGTATATTCGAAAAAGGATTTACAGGATTTAATGGACGTGCTGACAAAAAGTCTACAGGAATTGGTTTGTTTTTATGTAAACGTATATTAAATAAACTTTCACATACAATTTCAATTGAATCAGAAATAGATAAAGGAACAAAGATAAAAATAGGCCTAGATATGTTAAAAATAAACATAAATGATTAA
- a CDS encoding ABC transporter ATP-binding protein, with amino-acid sequence MPLLEVNNLKKIYTTRFGGAPVQALTNVSFSAEKGEYIAIMGESGSGKTTLLNILAALDKPTKGDVLLNGKSLLSINEKEISAFRRDNLGFVFQDFNLLDTFSIQDNIFLPLVLAGKNYEVMNKKLTPIAKQLEIDDILEKFPYEVSGGQKQRAAIARALITEPHIILADEPTGALDSRASEKLLKMFTKINNEGQTILMVTHSTKAASHAKRVLFIRDGEVFHQIYKASNTNDEMYQKISDTLTLIATGGARDE; translated from the coding sequence ATGCCACTTTTAGAAGTGAATAATTTAAAAAAGATTTATACAACAAGATTTGGAGGGGCTCCTGTTCAAGCACTTACCAACGTATCATTTTCTGCTGAGAAAGGTGAATATATAGCTATAATGGGAGAATCAGGTTCAGGAAAGACTACCCTATTAAATATTCTTGCAGCATTAGATAAACCAACAAAGGGAGATGTTTTATTAAATGGAAAAAGTCTACTTTCTATAAATGAAAAGGAGATATCAGCTTTTAGGCGTGATAATTTAGGATTTGTGTTTCAAGATTTTAATTTATTAGATACCTTTTCCATTCAGGATAATATATTTTTACCTCTTGTACTTGCAGGTAAGAACTATGAAGTAATGAATAAAAAACTAACGCCTATAGCAAAACAACTTGAAATAGATGATATATTAGAAAAATTTCCCTATGAAGTTTCCGGAGGACAAAAACAAAGAGCCGCCATTGCACGTGCATTAATTACTGAACCACATATAATTCTAGCAGATGAGCCTACAGGGGCTCTTGACTCTCGTGCTTCAGAAAAACTTCTAAAAATGTTTACCAAAATAAACAATGAGGGTCAAACAATCCTTATGGTTACCCATAGTACTAAAGCAGCTAGCCATGCTAAGAGAGTTCTATTTATAAGGGATGGAGAAGTATTTCATCAAATATATAAGGCTTCGAATACAAATGATGAAATGTATCAGAAGATTTCAGATACGCTGACATTGATAGCAACAGGTGGTGCAAGAGATGAATAA
- a CDS encoding ABC transporter permease, which produces MNKGFYPKLALNNIKKNSKAYIPYLLTCIGTIMMFYNMCYLVVVKDMGHISDSGSLRYMLFLGAIIIGIFSVIFLFYTNSFLIKQRKKEFGLFNILGMEKRHIAKIMFYETLLIAGISLVVGMLGGILLSKLMILLLFKILKFEVVFGFEIPTIAIMATIALFGGIFILNLIFNILQVHQSNPIELLNGSNVGEREPKTRWLSTIVGVFSLGIGYYLALSTENAIVALNVFFIAVMFVMLGTHSLFKAGSIALLKTLRKNKRYYYKTNHFISVSGMIYRMKKNAAGLANICILSTAVIITLSTTVSLYVGMEDLLRTRFPRNIELSASNISDEMAERIDDIVEEQISKGNYSTENAIRYRSMGFVTSQENSSFTKADDKSYTSNKLALLGFITQEDYNKLENTEVALEEGEVLLYTLRGDIPGDKITLNDYELDIRERLSTFVHEGEASDVLSKSYYIVVDSLSTIEKIYSSLEGNSNMPELSYYYGFDVKGDGETQIKLTTSLKSALSNTDTGIRVEGVENNRASFYTIYGGLFFLGLFIGLLFIMATVLIIYYKQMVEGFDDKGRFEIMQKVGMSHREIKESIHTQVLTVFFLPLIASIIHIGFAFKMVTKLLAIFNLTNISLFALYTAITIVVFALFYGLVYLLTARTYYKIVS; this is translated from the coding sequence ATGAATAAAGGTTTTTATCCTAAACTTGCATTAAATAATATAAAGAAAAACTCAAAGGCTTATATACCCTATTTATTAACCTGTATAGGAACTATAATGATGTTTTACAATATGTGTTATTTAGTAGTCGTTAAAGATATGGGGCATATAAGTGATAGTGGAAGCTTAAGATATATGCTTTTTCTTGGGGCAATAATAATTGGTATCTTCTCTGTTATATTTCTCTTCTATACAAATAGCTTTTTAATAAAGCAGAGAAAGAAAGAGTTTGGTTTATTTAATATACTTGGAATGGAAAAAAGGCATATAGCCAAGATAATGTTCTATGAAACATTGTTAATAGCTGGTATAAGTCTTGTGGTAGGTATGTTAGGTGGAATACTTTTAAGCAAGTTAATGATATTATTGCTTTTTAAAATATTAAAATTTGAAGTAGTATTTGGATTTGAAATTCCGACGATTGCCATAATGGCTACAATTGCACTATTTGGAGGAATCTTTATATTAAACCTTATTTTTAATATACTTCAAGTTCATCAATCTAATCCAATCGAATTACTAAATGGTTCAAATGTAGGTGAAAGAGAGCCGAAAACTAGATGGCTTTCAACTATTGTTGGAGTATTTTCCTTAGGTATTGGATATTATCTAGCTTTATCTACAGAAAATGCAATAGTAGCATTGAATGTTTTTTTCATAGCTGTTATGTTTGTAATGTTGGGAACTCATAGCCTATTTAAAGCAGGAAGTATAGCTCTTTTGAAAACTCTTCGCAAAAACAAAAGATACTATTATAAAACTAATCATTTTATATCAGTATCGGGTATGATTTATCGTATGAAGAAAAATGCCGCCGGTCTTGCTAATATCTGCATTTTATCTACTGCAGTAATTATTACATTATCAACAACAGTATCTTTGTATGTTGGTATGGAAGATTTACTTCGTACTAGATTTCCTAGAAATATTGAATTAAGTGCATCAAACATTTCTGATGAAATGGCTGAAAGAATTGATGACATTGTAGAAGAGCAAATATCAAAGGGTAATTATTCAACTGAAAATGCTATAAGATATAGATCTATGGGTTTTGTAACATCCCAAGAAAATTCATCTTTTACTAAGGCTGATGATAAATCCTATACCTCTAATAAGTTAGCATTACTAGGGTTTATTACCCAGGAGGACTATAATAAACTAGAGAATACTGAAGTAGCCTTAGAAGAAGGAGAAGTTTTATTATATACACTACGTGGAGATATACCAGGTGATAAGATTACGCTAAATGATTATGAACTTGATATAAGAGAAAGACTAAGTACCTTTGTACATGAGGGGGAGGCGTCAGATGTTTTATCAAAAAGTTATTATATAGTAGTAGATAGTTTAAGTACCATTGAAAAGATATATAGTTCCTTAGAAGGAAATAGCAATATGCCTGAGCTTTCATATTATTATGGTTTTGATGTTAAAGGTGATGGTGAAACTCAGATAAAACTTACTACCTCATTAAAAAGTGCCTTAAGTAATACAGACACTGGTATAAGAGTGGAAGGTGTTGAAAATAACAGAGCAAGCTTTTACACCATATATGGAGGATTATTTTTCCTAGGCTTATTTATAGGACTATTGTTTATAATGGCTACGGTTTTAATAATCTACTATAAGCAAATGGTTGAAGGATTTGATGATAAAGGACGATTTGAAATTATGCAGAAGGTAGGTATGAGCCACAGAGAAATAAAGGAATCAATCCATACTCAGGTATTGACGGTGTTCTTTTTACCATTGATCGCTTCAATAATTCATATAGGTTTTGCCTTCAAAATGGTAACTAAGCTATTGGCAATATTTAATCTAACCAATATATCGTTATTTGCACTATATACTGCAATTACAATTGTTGTATTTGCTTTATTCTATGGATTAGTCTATTTATTAACTGCAAGAACCTATTATAAAATCGTTAGTTAA
- a CDS encoding cation:proton antiporter has protein sequence MNLLFKICIVLVIGAIGGKIARFFKLPNVSGYLVAGLFLGPSFFKYISAGDIESFSVINELALAIIAFSIGSEFIIKDMLKLGKSIVIITLAEVVGAIALVFSVMYFLFEQPFAFSIVIAAMSAATAPAATLLVIKQFRAQGPLTKTILPVVALDDVFGIIAFGVAMSLAKLSIGNNEVSLYQMLSGPLIEIGGSIILGLGLGVLLSFVAKKSSSRDELQSMSLAAIGIATGLSSFWGFSPLLTCIMMGTTLVNMLHKSKRVFDSVSDFASPVYVLFFTLAGASLDLSILAKVGLMGIAYIFARAGGKALGAWIGAKSVKADEVVTKYLGLALLPQGGISIGLIVLVRQQLPEYAMAISTIIMFSVLIYEVSGPIFAKIAIEKAGEINGENKQKEHIKINKVEEIEVI, from the coding sequence TTGAATTTGCTTTTTAAGATTTGTATTGTATTAGTTATAGGTGCTATAGGAGGTAAGATTGCACGTTTCTTTAAACTTCCTAATGTGTCTGGATATTTAGTAGCAGGGCTATTTCTTGGGCCATCATTTTTTAAATATATAAGTGCCGGAGATATTGAGTCATTTTCAGTAATTAATGAGTTAGCATTAGCCATAATAGCCTTTAGTATTGGTAGTGAATTTATTATAAAGGATATGTTAAAGCTAGGGAAATCAATTGTAATTATAACTCTTGCAGAAGTTGTGGGTGCAATTGCTTTGGTATTTAGTGTTATGTACTTTTTGTTTGAACAGCCATTTGCTTTTAGTATTGTAATTGCAGCCATGTCAGCTGCTACAGCTCCTGCAGCAACTCTATTGGTAATAAAACAGTTTAGAGCTCAAGGACCTTTAACAAAAACAATTTTACCTGTAGTAGCATTAGATGATGTATTTGGAATTATTGCTTTTGGAGTGGCAATGTCATTAGCTAAGTTATCCATTGGGAATAATGAGGTTTCATTGTATCAAATGTTAAGTGGACCTCTTATAGAAATAGGAGGTTCTATCATATTAGGATTAGGATTAGGTGTTTTATTATCCTTTGTTGCTAAAAAATCCAGCAGCAGGGATGAGTTACAATCAATGTCCTTAGCAGCTATTGGAATTGCTACTGGATTATCTAGTTTTTGGGGATTTTCACCTTTACTTACTTGCATTATGATGGGAACGACTTTGGTGAATATGTTGCATAAATCTAAGAGGGTATTTGACTCAGTTTCTGATTTTGCATCACCAGTTTATGTATTGTTTTTTACATTAGCAGGAGCAAGCTTAGATTTAAGTATATTAGCTAAAGTTGGATTAATGGGAATAGCTTATATATTTGCAAGAGCAGGAGGCAAGGCCTTAGGAGCCTGGATTGGGGCAAAATCAGTTAAAGCAGATGAAGTGGTTACAAAATATTTAGGCTTAGCCTTACTTCCCCAAGGAGGTATATCCATTGGACTTATCGTATTAGTACGTCAACAGCTACCTGAGTATGCTATGGCTATTAGTACTATAATAATGTTTAGTGTACTTATCTATGAAGTTTCAGGACCAATATTCGCCAAAATTGCTATAGAAAAAGCTGGTGAAATCAACGGAGAGAATAAGCAAAAAGAGCATATCAAAATAAATAAAGTAGAAGAAATTGAAGTGATTTAG